From the genome of Sulfurovum sp. NBC37-1, one region includes:
- a CDS encoding ABC transporter permease: MSRVFWVVFGKEILSFLRSIGLVAAVLYSFTADIYIAGEGIQITPRNVKIGYVDDTGGGISQKILSRLHRPEFLPPRRFKSQEALSRAIFDKEILVGILFDQDFEKDFRQGKKAQLNLLLDATAASQSFTTLGYLQNIVMDFSKPNFPVVIKSHKLFNQNADNHSFMALTEMLSVITLLIVILTAVVFVREKEEGTWDIMLLMPVDPKLIILAKSLSQVMIVMAGVLLALGFVIFGAFDTPMNGSFWTFMLLTFFYSFSSAGIGLFVAAVSKSTMQVAQLSIIIMMPLIFLSGAWTPIYAMHPALQFLSLFSPLRYYIEGSESIFFRGTDFIDLLPYFGGVLLLGVLLYWYGFRKIGKLF; the protein is encoded by the coding sequence ATGAGCCGTGTCTTCTGGGTGGTGTTCGGTAAAGAGATTCTGAGCTTCCTGCGCTCCATTGGGCTGGTCGCGGCGGTGCTCTATTCGTTTACGGCAGACATCTACATCGCTGGCGAGGGGATACAGATCACCCCGCGGAACGTGAAGATTGGGTATGTGGATGATACTGGAGGAGGTATCAGCCAGAAGATCCTCTCCCGCCTGCACAGACCGGAGTTCCTCCCGCCGCGACGCTTCAAATCACAGGAGGCGCTCAGCCGTGCCATCTTCGATAAAGAAATACTGGTAGGCATTCTCTTTGACCAGGATTTCGAAAAGGATTTCCGCCAGGGCAAAAAGGCACAGCTCAATCTTCTTCTCGATGCGACCGCTGCAAGCCAGAGTTTTACGACACTGGGTTATCTTCAGAATATTGTGATGGATTTTTCAAAGCCCAATTTCCCCGTCGTCATCAAGTCGCATAAACTCTTCAACCAGAATGCAGACAACCATTCCTTTATGGCGTTGACAGAGATGCTTTCCGTCATCACTCTGCTGATAGTTATACTCACAGCGGTGGTCTTTGTACGCGAAAAAGAGGAGGGGACTTGGGATATTATGTTGCTGATGCCGGTCGACCCCAAACTGATCATCCTGGCCAAATCGCTTTCCCAGGTAATGATCGTGATGGCCGGTGTGCTTCTGGCCCTGGGCTTTGTCATCTTCGGTGCGTTCGATACCCCGATGAACGGTTCGTTCTGGACGTTTATGCTGCTGACATTCTTTTACTCTTTTTCCAGCGCGGGCATCGGCCTTTTTGTTGCCGCCGTTTCCAAAAGCACGATGCAGGTCGCGCAGCTATCCATCATCATCATGATGCCGCTGATCTTCCTCAGTGGTGCCTGGACACCCATCTACGCCATGCATCCAGCGCTCCAGTTTCTTTCACTCTTTTCGCCGCTGCGTTATTATATCGAGGGGAGTGAGAGCATCTTCTTCCGTGGCACGGACTTTATCGATCTTTTACCCTATTTTGGCGGTGTTCTGCTTCTGGGGGTGCTGCTATACTGGTACGGGTTCAGGAAGATCGGTAAGTTGTTTTAA
- a CDS encoding mechanosensitive ion channel family protein, which produces MFLHRLLKLLFLCLLAHNLLQAADLNTSLISGDKTIYAQLQDRLKQTEPKNDEILLQETLLKKLINFQENIPQNTTTYVLPKDEKEARTLFTSWIENLSKKVELEQQQKSLLNKMATLKKQIEEMPAKDASLLTYQLQYALYVKNNRSVQQQIKILGDQEKELSTLFHRMPKTLLLNQKLLADNQEKLLQYLIFQKKILKSLQTKKERLTLLGNVDQLEQLARQQTEEQNIYTEISKVIAATDFMLFCDALHKKDQTAFKWEKEILVYTNDAEEKHALKKLLKEMEKEYLGIVNTISGSTVQDVKYTADSARKLLAKPLFKINETPISIFKIVLVLLVLVIGFLIGKFFKYTLHKNPEEDDSSTLANSSRMILSNLGYYIIIVITFLGALKVLGINLSSLAIVAGALSVGIGFGLQNIVSNSVSGLILMFEESIKIGDYVQLDENLKGHVTDIRMRATTIKTNSNIDVIIPNQNFIQNNVVNWTMEDDIRRIEVPFGVRYGTKPETVIRVVLEAVKKSGFKDIYTSRRRITRVVMTEMGDSSVNFELLVWIKGKEILYPKRTMSRFLILIYNALYENNIEIPFPQRDLHIRSIDKEIVFPMELDIPAKEPIDEK; this is translated from the coding sequence ATGTTTTTACATCGTTTATTGAAGCTCTTGTTTCTCTGTCTGCTTGCACACAACCTGCTGCAGGCAGCCGACCTTAATACTTCGCTGATCTCAGGTGATAAAACGATTTATGCCCAACTGCAGGACAGGCTTAAACAAACAGAACCCAAAAATGATGAAATACTTCTGCAGGAGACCCTGCTGAAAAAATTGATCAACTTTCAGGAAAATATACCCCAAAACACAACGACTTATGTGCTGCCCAAGGATGAAAAAGAGGCAAGGACACTGTTTACCAGCTGGATTGAGAACCTGTCAAAGAAAGTAGAACTGGAGCAGCAGCAAAAGTCTCTTCTTAATAAAATGGCAACTTTGAAAAAACAAATAGAAGAGATGCCTGCCAAGGATGCTTCACTGTTGACCTATCAGCTGCAATATGCGCTCTATGTAAAAAACAATCGATCAGTACAGCAGCAGATCAAGATCCTCGGCGATCAGGAAAAAGAGTTAAGCACATTGTTTCATCGGATGCCAAAGACATTGCTTTTGAATCAAAAGCTTTTAGCAGACAATCAGGAAAAGCTGTTGCAATATCTTATCTTTCAGAAAAAGATACTTAAATCACTGCAGACAAAAAAAGAGCGTCTGACATTGCTTGGCAATGTGGATCAGCTGGAGCAGTTAGCCAGGCAGCAAACAGAAGAGCAAAATATTTATACTGAAATTTCCAAAGTGATTGCTGCAACAGATTTTATGCTCTTTTGCGATGCTTTACACAAAAAAGATCAAACAGCCTTTAAATGGGAAAAAGAGATCTTGGTGTACACAAATGATGCTGAGGAAAAGCATGCTTTGAAAAAGTTGCTTAAAGAGATGGAAAAAGAATACCTCGGCATTGTAAATACGATTAGTGGTTCAACCGTACAGGATGTCAAGTACACGGCAGATTCAGCCCGGAAGTTGCTTGCAAAGCCTCTTTTTAAGATCAATGAGACACCGATCAGTATTTTTAAAATAGTGCTTGTGCTGCTGGTGCTTGTCATCGGTTTTTTGATCGGAAAATTTTTTAAATATACCCTGCATAAAAATCCGGAAGAGGATGACAGCAGTACCTTAGCCAACTCCTCAAGAATGATACTTTCAAATCTCGGATACTACATCATCATCGTCATCACATTTCTGGGTGCATTAAAAGTGTTGGGCATCAACCTCTCTTCCCTGGCCATTGTTGCCGGAGCACTCTCTGTAGGTATCGGGTTTGGTTTGCAGAATATTGTTTCAAATTCAGTATCCGGTCTTATTTTAATGTTTGAAGAAAGCATTAAGATCGGTGATTATGTTCAGCTTGATGAAAATCTCAAAGGCCATGTGACGGACATTCGCATGCGTGCTACCACTATCAAGACCAATTCCAACATCGATGTGATCATACCCAACCAGAATTTTATTCAAAACAATGTTGTCAACTGGACGATGGAGGATGACATAAGACGTATTGAAGTCCCATTTGGTGTCAGATACGGCACCAAACCGGAAACAGTTATCCGTGTTGTTCTTGAAGCGGTTAAAAAGAGTGGCTTTAAAGATATTTATACTTCAAGACGCCGTATTACACGTGTTGTGATGACTGAAATGGGTGACAGCAGTGTCAATTTCGAACTGCTTGTCTGGATCAAAGGCAAGGAGATCCTCTATCCGAAACGGACCATGTCCCGCTTTCTGATACTCATCTATAATGCATTATATGAGAACAATATAGAAATTCCATTTCCGCAAAGAGATCTGCATATACGAAGCATTGACAAGGAAATTGTATTTCCGATGGAACTCGATATTCCGGCAAAGGAGCCTATCGATGAAAAATAA
- a CDS encoding patatin-like phospholipase family protein, translating into MKNKTKTISLVLGSGGARGYAHIGVIEELLKHGYDIRSVSGSSMGALIGGLYACGKLDAYKEWVLGLDLIDVAKLVDFSFTGTGIIQGEKVFDVINEMVGDVYIEELPIPFTAVATDLLRQKEVWLQKGKLIDAIRASIAIPTIFTPKKIGERYLIDGGVLNPLPIAPTIADDTQLTIAVNLSANISKKYQIDVPRKEQEKASGMQEVFFQMAKKAEELFAREKTDRFDEMDMFDIMGRTIDIMQHAIMESKMAGYAPDMIIGVPNNACGFYEFNKAYELIELGRLIAREHLEENRDETV; encoded by the coding sequence ATGAAAAATAAAACAAAAACCATTTCGCTGGTACTCGGAAGCGGCGGGGCAAGAGGGTATGCGCATATCGGTGTCATAGAAGAACTGTTGAAACACGGCTATGATATCAGGTCGGTCTCGGGTTCCTCCATGGGGGCGCTCATCGGCGGCCTGTATGCCTGCGGCAAGCTGGATGCCTACAAAGAGTGGGTTTTGGGGCTTGATCTGATCGATGTGGCAAAGCTGGTCGATTTCTCGTTTACGGGGACAGGTATCATACAGGGTGAGAAGGTATTCGACGTGATCAATGAGATGGTAGGTGATGTATATATAGAAGAGCTTCCCATACCTTTCACCGCAGTAGCGACGGATCTTCTCCGGCAGAAAGAGGTCTGGCTGCAGAAAGGAAAGCTTATCGATGCCATTCGGGCTTCCATCGCCATTCCGACGATCTTCACGCCAAAGAAGATCGGTGAGCGCTACCTCATAGACGGCGGTGTGCTCAACCCTCTGCCCATCGCCCCTACGATAGCGGATGATACACAGCTGACCATTGCCGTGAACCTCTCCGCCAATATCTCCAAAAAATATCAGATAGATGTTCCCAGGAAAGAGCAGGAGAAAGCAAGCGGTATGCAGGAGGTCTTTTTTCAAATGGCAAAAAAGGCGGAAGAGTTATTCGCCAGAGAGAAAACCGACAGGTTTGATGAGATGGATATGTTCGACATAATGGGACGTACGATTGACATTATGCAGCATGCCATTATGGAAAGTAAAATGGCAGGGTATGCTCCCGATATGATCATCGGTGTGCCGAACAATGCCTGCGGTTTTTACGAATTCAACAAAGCATACGAGCTGATAGAGCTTGGCAGGCTGATCGCACGGGAACACTTGGAAGAGAATCGGGATGAAACGGTATAA
- a CDS encoding phosphatase PAP2 family protein: MKRYKRDLLKAHPRSVFFSVAGLVVFLLMFVNVLTDGPMLKVDEWVSLHVSELHTETGTKMIVFLTDLNGVVASTILFVLISTFLWYKKRYGDLRFFLFSFLGATLLFNLFKFTVRRARPDTSLFELATYSFPSGHTTMATVLALALYVVFVKRIDAGVPRALLLLLCILWPVMIAFTRVYLNVHWFSDVIAGLSLGLFWVTLSTMVYPPYSVRK, from the coding sequence ATGAAACGGTATAAAAGAGATCTTCTTAAAGCACATCCCCGGAGTGTTTTCTTTTCTGTGGCAGGGCTTGTGGTCTTTTTGCTTATGTTTGTGAATGTACTGACCGACGGACCAATGCTGAAAGTGGATGAATGGGTCAGTCTGCATGTATCGGAACTCCACACGGAAACAGGGACGAAAATGATTGTCTTTCTGACCGACCTGAATGGTGTGGTCGCAAGCACTATCCTTTTTGTACTGATCAGTACTTTTCTCTGGTATAAAAAACGGTACGGGGATCTTCGCTTTTTCCTATTCTCTTTCCTCGGTGCCACACTGCTTTTCAATCTGTTTAAATTCACCGTGCGGCGTGCCCGTCCGGATACAAGTCTTTTCGAGCTTGCAACCTACTCTTTCCCTTCGGGACATACGACCATGGCGACCGTGCTGGCATTGGCACTCTATGTTGTTTTCGTAAAGAGGATCGATGCAGGAGTGCCGCGAGCGCTGCTTCTACTGCTATGCATACTCTGGCCGGTGATGATAGCTTTTACCCGGGTCTATCTGAACGTACACTGGTTCTCCGATGTGATCGCAGGATTGTCTCTGGGGCTTTTCTGGGTGACACTCAGTACGATGGTCTATCCCCCGTACAGTGTACGGAAGTAA
- a CDS encoding multiheme c-type cytochrome, giving the protein MTKLFTFLLLFLLSTQSYAALENTTCKKCHPIITEEYQSSMHSRASIFKDPVHKAVWDKHPDKAKGNYKCAKCHTPSDHALMAGKTKLTDNAVQENEPISCQQCHRIQSIEKHAKANKNVMSKKEKYFFSADPKRKGKEIEFKEESSLFGLMTKTVGSPYHKIDYGNENFYNGNVCMGCHSHKQNGKGFTVCDLEVKQNDSKETCITCHMPKVKGTFVNLKDSKTHAFHGVNIHKITPELLSKYIKLSLNKEANGFSVTVKNEATHTLFPQPLRLNQLRINIERDGKTIELKPVNFMRVIGTNGKPSMPWLATEVLKDTTIKAHETRKVTFDTALQKGDSVVVKFGYYIANPKAAKKLGIQDPSATKFIILTKKRFDID; this is encoded by the coding sequence ATGACAAAACTTTTTACTTTCCTGTTACTTTTTCTATTAAGTACGCAAAGCTATGCTGCATTGGAAAACACCACCTGCAAAAAATGCCATCCCATCATTACCGAGGAGTACCAAAGCTCCATGCACAGCAGGGCATCCATCTTCAAGGACCCTGTACACAAGGCTGTATGGGACAAACATCCGGATAAAGCAAAAGGGAATTATAAATGTGCCAAGTGCCATACTCCTTCCGATCATGCACTGATGGCAGGCAAAACCAAACTGACCGACAATGCTGTACAGGAGAACGAACCGATCTCCTGTCAGCAGTGCCACAGGATACAAAGCATAGAAAAACATGCCAAAGCGAACAAAAATGTCATGAGTAAAAAAGAAAAATACTTCTTCTCAGCCGATCCAAAAAGAAAAGGCAAAGAGATAGAATTCAAAGAGGAAAGCTCTCTCTTCGGCCTGATGACAAAAACTGTCGGTTCCCCTTACCACAAAATAGACTACGGCAATGAGAATTTCTATAACGGCAATGTCTGCATGGGGTGTCACTCGCACAAACAGAACGGCAAAGGCTTTACTGTCTGTGACCTTGAAGTGAAACAGAACGATTCCAAAGAGACCTGCATCACCTGCCATATGCCCAAGGTCAAAGGGACCTTCGTCAATCTGAAAGACAGCAAGACCCATGCATTCCATGGCGTGAACATCCACAAAATTACACCGGAACTGCTTTCAAAATACATAAAACTTTCTCTGAACAAAGAAGCAAATGGATTCAGTGTCACTGTAAAGAATGAAGCTACACATACCCTCTTCCCCCAACCACTCAGGCTGAATCAGTTGAGAATCAACATAGAAAGGGACGGAAAGACCATCGAGCTCAAACCGGTAAACTTTATGAGGGTCATAGGCACAAACGGTAAACCTTCCATGCCGTGGCTTGCGACGGAAGTGCTGAAAGACACGACCATCAAGGCGCATGAAACACGCAAGGTGACATTCGATACTGCCTTGCAGAAAGGTGACAGTGTCGTTGTGAAATTCGGATACTACATTGCCAATCCGAAAGCGGCCAAGAAGCTGGGTATCCAGGACCCAAGTGCCACCAAATTCATCATATTGACCAAAAAACGGTTTGATATAGACTAA
- a CDS encoding cbb3-type cytochrome c oxidase subunit I, whose translation MKNLVSGTNFDPDSLNALQKVTLRAVVMSFLFYGLVAIEGMIMRMVQVGPGAPIPDMFSHPDHYFSIMTVHPIVGIFGSTYQLVFGAFMFLVPYLTKKPLYSVKLANYVWLLITVGTALAWIAAFVWQYAPLYTLYWPLPADTAQFQVTGGIVFIIGVALIMIGTLGFIYNIYATIFARVGVHKDKTTKELLISGFGIDGMLNLWHKLTGRPPYSKEPALALPVVAIFRGTVDTFLDAIVILSAGILVLVYLIFDASGNPLSVASVDALLYKNYFWWGLDLVADGLVLIYVAGSWYLLATLITGQKLFMENVARAALMLELLVSWMVWSHHLLADQGQPEMMKLVSGEMVTAFELLTQGLALFITLVTLWKARPLKMTFELKYLLGGLVGFGLAVPAAIIQADMGMNRVLHNTQWIIGAHVHIALIVGLYMTLYSAVYVLWPIVTNNTKLYSHKLSSAHFWLHLIGGIGMGAFMGMAGLDGMLRRHLYVNGEFDTWMILAAICGSMLLIAWALFLLNIIMSVGLKGLIGIFMPAKDPTASYGIDQEIEPADDPAFAQ comes from the coding sequence ATGAAAAACTTAGTGAGTGGAACCAATTTTGATCCGGATAGTCTGAACGCACTGCAGAAAGTGACACTCAGAGCCGTGGTAATGAGTTTCCTTTTTTATGGGCTGGTAGCAATTGAGGGGATGATCATGCGTATGGTACAGGTAGGACCCGGAGCACCTATACCGGATATGTTCTCCCATCCTGATCACTATTTTTCCATTATGACAGTACATCCGATCGTCGGGATATTCGGTTCGACCTATCAGCTGGTATTTGGGGCCTTTATGTTCCTTGTACCCTATTTAACGAAAAAACCACTCTATAGTGTAAAACTCGCCAACTATGTATGGTTGCTGATCACAGTGGGTACGGCACTGGCGTGGATCGCTGCATTTGTCTGGCAGTATGCTCCTCTTTATACACTTTACTGGCCGCTTCCTGCCGATACTGCCCAGTTCCAGGTCACTGGTGGGATTGTCTTTATTATCGGTGTGGCATTGATCATGATAGGAACACTCGGTTTCATTTATAATATCTATGCAACGATATTTGCAAGGGTTGGTGTACACAAAGACAAAACAACCAAAGAGCTGCTGATATCAGGTTTTGGTATCGACGGTATGCTTAACCTTTGGCACAAGCTTACAGGCAGACCACCTTACTCAAAAGAGCCGGCATTGGCACTTCCGGTTGTGGCTATCTTCCGTGGTACAGTCGATACTTTCCTGGATGCGATCGTTATTTTGAGTGCAGGTATACTGGTGCTTGTCTATTTGATTTTCGATGCCAGCGGCAACCCTTTAAGTGTCGCCTCCGTAGATGCATTGCTGTACAAAAACTACTTCTGGTGGGGACTTGACCTTGTCGCAGACGGACTGGTACTCATCTATGTGGCGGGTTCCTGGTATTTGCTTGCGACTTTGATCACAGGGCAGAAACTCTTTATGGAGAACGTGGCAAGAGCGGCATTGATGCTTGAACTGCTTGTTTCGTGGATGGTATGGTCTCACCACCTTTTGGCAGACCAAGGACAGCCGGAGATGATGAAGCTTGTTTCAGGTGAAATGGTCACAGCCTTTGAACTGTTGACTCAGGGACTGGCACTCTTCATTACGTTGGTAACGCTATGGAAAGCAAGACCGCTCAAGATGACATTTGAGCTCAAGTACCTTCTTGGTGGTCTGGTTGGATTTGGTTTGGCTGTTCCCGCTGCAATCATTCAGGCAGATATGGGGATGAACCGTGTCCTTCACAATACACAGTGGATCATTGGTGCACACGTGCATATTGCCCTGATTGTCGGTCTTTATATGACACTTTATTCAGCAGTCTATGTGCTCTGGCCGATAGTGACAAATAACACGAAGCTCTATTCGCATAAATTATCGAGTGCACATTTCTGGCTACATCTCATCGGTGGTATCGGTATGGGAGCATTTATGGGAATGGCCGGACTTGACGGTATGCTGAGACGACACCTTTATGTAAACGGAGAGTTCGATACCTGGATGATTCTGGCTGCGATCTGTGGAAGTATGCTTCTGATCGCATGGGCACTGTTTTTGTTAAACATTATTATGTCTGTAGGACTCAAAGGGCTTATAGGTATCTTTATGCCGGCAAAAGACCCGACAGCTTCTTATGGGATCGATCAGGAGATCGAACCGGCGGATGATCCTGCGTTTGCACAGTAA
- a CDS encoding YcxB family protein, with amino-acid sequence MSKPVKISYVWDKENVQRLFEESYKYQFNHSAKRYVGWFFIALMQFGVVFALKKGAFELLLFSTIILLYWYYGKKIIAKKRAMKFFETSSFRNKTIHMEVNDEGFIIKNHEGKTEWSWDEVDEVVVLEDNFIVYKYPHFHYIPVNGFSTLEDKSRFKKMAREHHKLLDS; translated from the coding sequence ATGTCTAAACCTGTAAAGATATCTTATGTTTGGGACAAAGAGAATGTCCAAAGACTTTTTGAGGAGTCCTACAAATATCAGTTCAACCATTCGGCAAAGCGTTATGTAGGATGGTTCTTTATTGCACTTATGCAGTTTGGTGTAGTCTTTGCACTGAAAAAAGGTGCTTTTGAACTTTTGCTTTTCTCAACGATCATACTGTTGTACTGGTATTACGGAAAAAAAATAATTGCTAAAAAACGTGCAATGAAATTTTTTGAAACTTCTTCATTCAGAAACAAAACCATCCATATGGAAGTCAATGATGAAGGCTTTATCATTAAAAATCACGAAGGTAAAACAGAGTGGTCCTGGGATGAGGTGGATGAAGTGGTAGTATTGGAAGATAATTTCATTGTATACAAATATCCCCACTTCCACTATATTCCTGTAAACGGTTTTTCCACCCTGGAAGATAAAAGCCGATTTAAAAAGATGGCAAGAGAGCATCATAAACTATTGGATTCATAA
- a CDS encoding c-type cytochrome: protein MKKIVVAFFIILTCWIPLSAESGKKVFETYCWGCHHQTAVAFGPPFAEIASKRTAEEIQGMIADPASVSKLFGYKRNAMPAFTLKPEELKAITSYILSFKPKSKESK, encoded by the coding sequence ATGAAGAAGATTGTAGTAGCTTTTTTTATTATCTTGACATGTTGGATACCGTTATCGGCAGAGAGCGGGAAAAAGGTATTTGAAACCTATTGTTGGGGGTGTCATCATCAGACAGCCGTAGCATTCGGACCGCCTTTTGCCGAGATTGCATCCAAAAGAACGGCAGAAGAGATACAGGGGATGATCGCTGATCCTGCTTCTGTTTCAAAGCTCTTCGGCTATAAAAGAAATGCTATGCCTGCATTTACTCTGAAACCGGAAGAACTCAAAGCGATCACTTCGTATATATTGTCATTCAAACCCAAAAGCAAAGAGAGCAAATAA